The following proteins are encoded in a genomic region of Saccharopolyspora antimicrobica:
- a CDS encoding endonuclease/exonuclease/phosphatase family protein, producing the protein MTRTLVEQPEEELEPRKPGGPVLTVLLVLLSLGFLAWAALPLGGLEFDRYTVALVALTPYAVVAGAVLTLFGLLLRRWLTMLVVGLVTVLLVLSVAPRTMSSAAPSQGAELRVLSVNAYFGQADAAAVVELVGRHEVDVLSLQELTPELVDRLDRAGLGAELPHRVFSPGPKADGSGIAARYPLRELDLVPESTLAQPSALLDRPGSPPVEIVAVHPLYPMGRETYDVWRREMTELGQLPLNGTPRVLAGDFNATLDHARLGDLIGRGYTDAAAATGAGLSATWPEGWFPPPVAIDHVLTTPELTPQSFEVFRVPGADHRAILATLRWRG; encoded by the coding sequence GTGACTCGGACGTTGGTCGAGCAGCCGGAAGAGGAGCTGGAACCGCGAAAACCGGGCGGGCCGGTGCTGACCGTCCTGCTGGTGCTGCTGAGCCTCGGTTTCCTCGCCTGGGCGGCGCTGCCGCTGGGCGGCCTGGAGTTCGACCGCTACACCGTGGCGCTGGTGGCGCTGACCCCGTACGCGGTGGTGGCCGGTGCGGTGCTGACACTCTTCGGGCTGCTGCTGCGCCGCTGGCTGACGATGCTCGTCGTCGGTCTGGTGACGGTGCTGCTGGTGCTCTCCGTCGCGCCGCGGACGATGTCGAGCGCGGCTCCGTCGCAGGGCGCCGAGCTGCGGGTGCTGTCGGTCAACGCCTACTTCGGCCAGGCGGACGCGGCGGCGGTGGTGGAGCTGGTGGGGCGGCACGAGGTCGACGTGCTCAGCCTGCAGGAGCTGACCCCGGAACTGGTGGACCGGCTGGATCGCGCGGGACTGGGCGCGGAACTGCCGCACCGGGTGTTCAGCCCGGGGCCGAAGGCGGACGGCTCCGGTATCGCGGCGCGCTACCCGCTGCGCGAGCTGGACCTGGTGCCGGAGTCGACGCTCGCCCAGCCGTCAGCGCTGCTGGACCGGCCGGGCAGCCCGCCGGTGGAGATCGTCGCGGTGCACCCGCTGTACCCGATGGGGCGCGAGACCTACGACGTGTGGCGGCGCGAGATGACCGAGCTGGGACAGCTGCCGCTGAACGGCACGCCGCGGGTGCTGGCGGGCGACTTCAACGCGACGCTCGACCACGCCCGGCTCGGCGACCTGATCGGCCGCGGCTACACCGATGCCGCAGCGGCCACCGGCGCGGGGCTGAGCGCGACGTGGCCGGAGGGCTGGTTCCCGCCGCCGGTGGCGATCGACCACGTCCTCACCACACCGGAGCTCACGCCGCAGTCCTTCGAGGTCTTCCGGGTGCCGGGCGCCGACCACCGCGCGATCCTCGCGACTCTGCGGTGG
- a CDS encoding ATP-binding cassette domain-containing protein, whose protein sequence is MSYAIQAEGLVKRFGSTTALAGVDLAVPAGTILGVLGPNGAGKTTTVRILATLLRPDAGTATVAGYDVLRQSVAVRSRIGLTGQYASVDEELTGVENLVLIGRLLEMPRGDAKARAAELLERFGLTDAGGRAIKTYSGGMRRRLDLAASLVGRPEILYLDEPTTGLDPRSRNQVWDMVRDLTGEGVTVLLTTQYLEEADQLADRISVIDHGRVVADGRADELKRRTGGQTLQVRPTDLANVPAVRRILAELTGAEPAVNDESGLLTAPVDDPVLLSTLVRRLDDAGITADELALRLPSLDEVFLAITGKPAEEAA, encoded by the coding sequence ATGTCATACGCGATCCAGGCCGAAGGCCTGGTCAAACGCTTCGGCTCCACCACCGCGCTGGCCGGGGTCGACCTCGCCGTGCCCGCCGGGACGATCCTCGGCGTGCTCGGCCCGAACGGCGCGGGCAAGACGACCACGGTGCGCATCCTGGCCACCCTGCTGCGGCCGGACGCCGGCACCGCGACCGTCGCGGGCTACGACGTGCTCCGGCAGTCGGTCGCGGTGCGCAGCCGCATCGGGCTGACCGGGCAGTACGCCTCGGTGGACGAAGAGCTGACCGGGGTGGAGAACCTGGTGCTGATCGGCCGCCTGCTGGAGATGCCGCGCGGCGATGCGAAGGCGCGCGCCGCCGAGCTGCTGGAGCGGTTCGGCCTGACCGACGCGGGCGGGCGCGCGATCAAGACCTACTCCGGCGGGATGCGCCGCCGCCTGGACCTGGCGGCGAGCCTGGTGGGCCGCCCCGAGATCCTCTACCTGGACGAGCCGACCACCGGGCTGGACCCGCGCAGCCGCAACCAGGTCTGGGACATGGTCCGCGACCTGACCGGCGAAGGCGTCACGGTGCTGCTGACCACGCAGTACCTGGAGGAGGCCGATCAGCTGGCCGACCGGATCAGCGTGATCGACCACGGCCGGGTCGTCGCGGACGGCCGCGCCGACGAGCTCAAGCGCCGGACCGGTGGGCAGACCCTGCAGGTGCGCCCGACCGATCTGGCGAACGTGCCCGCGGTGCGCCGGATCCTGGCCGAGCTGACCGGCGCCGAACCGGCCGTGAACGACGAGAGCGGGCTGCTCACCGCCCCGGTGGACGACCCGGTGCTGCTGTCCACCCTGGTGCGCCGCCTGGACGACGCGGGCATCACCGCCGACGAGCTGGCGCTGCGCCTGCCCAGCCTGGACGAGGTGTTCCTGGCCATCACCGGAAAACCAGCCGAGGAGGCCGCGTGA